A segment of the Lycium barbarum isolate Lr01 chromosome 7, ASM1917538v2, whole genome shotgun sequence genome:
CCCACTCTTTTTACTTTAATGTATTCAAAATTCAGAACCCACTGGTCCGACTACTTCGAGCATTACTTTATGCATCAGGAATTCGAAACCCACTAGTTCAAATACTCCGGGCCTATTAAAGGAGAAGTTCTCCTGCAAAGGAGTTTATCCGACTAAATCTAGACTAATCGGGTCAGTGAGTTCCGACTACCAGATAGTTAAGCAAAAAATTCCTCAATTTTCATGAGGATCTGAAATTCATTAGTCCGACTTGTAGAGAGGAATTTCTTCATTCCCAAGTTTATGAAATCAAACTTTTGGTTAAGGGTGGAACAGTAACATCCATATCATCACATTCCTTAGTGGTCCTAATTTCTCTTTCTTTGTTACCCTTCTTATAATATCAAAAGATACAAGTTTGATATGGTGACTGATTGAATTTAATTTTCAGTGACATCTGCAAATGGTGAAACTAAAACAATTGTGGAAGGAATCAAGCATGGAGCTAGTGACTACTTGGTGAAGCCTATAAAAATGGAGGATGTCAAGAATATTTTTCAACATGTTACTACTAGTAATAAAACTATAGAAGATGATCATAGTACTCCAATATCATGCAATGACACAAATGAATTTGGGGTTCAAGAATCAAGCTCATCATTGCCTCTCAAAAGAAAAAGCAAGAATAGCTTACTacaagatgaagatgaagaaacaAATACTGATCAATCTAGTGGAGAATCTTGTCCTcctaaaaagaaaaatagaatGCGTTGGTCTAAGGAATTGCACTACAAGTTCTTGGATGCTTATTATCAGCTTGAAGCTAATAATCTTGATAGTAAGTTTCATTACTTTTTTAAATAAAACCTCCAACTTGTTTGCTATATCACTTCCGCATTCAGATTTTAAATTTGATTGGTTCAACATTTAGTTTCTTACCACTTAACCAATTACCACTACTGAAAAAATGCGAATTTCTGATGGAACCCGTGGAAATGGGCTTGTTGTGAACACTTGCGATCGAAAATGCCATATTTCCGATGGTAACGTCAATCGAAAATTCATGTTTTTAGTAGTGGACATTTTGAAGATTATGGGTTCAATAATTGTTGAAACTTAGGAGTAGCTACTTTTTATTTATACATATCTATCATGAGTCTAAACCAAGATTTAAATTTGATGGCATGGGTTCGACTCTGAGGGTTTTAGAACTCATTGCATCGTTTTGCTAACATTTTaatagcttatatatatatatatatataatacgtgTCATAAATATTGGATTAGTCCTAACACGACATGATAACTATGCTCTGCTTTGAACACATTGATTATATACTACATATGCCTCAGTAATTACACTTGATTAGTCAGATAAAATTAGTGCTTAGAGTTTCTATGGCATTGACTGCAGAGGTTgttcccaagagaattcttgaaatCATGAATGAACCTGGGATAACTAGAGAAAAAGTAGCAAGTCATCTTCAGGTAACACACTAGACcaatttttttcttcaaaatttcCCCTGTATTCTctataagtttttttttattagaTTTGTAACAGATGTaacccttttttttaaaaataaattatagaAGTTTCGGAATGGCTTAAAGAAGCAAAATGTAATTTTGAATCAAGATAGTACAATTTCCACAACTTGCAATTCTCCAACAATGCCATTTACAGGGCACTCTGTTAGAAAACCTGAGTTGTCAAACAACAACATTTTTCTAAATCAGAAGCCCTGTCTCGTGCCTCGGAACCACTACGAACAATTCCTGCTTCAGCAAAATACCGGGAATTTTGCTCCAATAAGTGCCTATCCGA
Coding sequences within it:
- the LOC132601266 gene encoding two-component response regulator ORR22-like codes for the protein MSRTATNEFLSPLQVKEKEKSQSPKGLKVLAIDDNVVCLKVLGSLLQKCGYTVTTTRNANEALEMLRKNKESFDIVITDVVRDDMDGFKLLEAIGLEMDIPVIMTSANGETKTIVEGIKHGASDYLVKPIKMEDVKNIFQHVTTSNKTIEDDHSTPISCNDTNEFGVQESSSSLPLKRKSKNSLLQDEDEETNTDQSSGESCPPKKKNRMRWSKELHYKFLDAYYQLEANNLDKVVPKRILEIMNEPGITREKVASHLQKFRNGLKKQNVILNQDSTISTTCNSPTMPFTGHSVRKPELSNNNIFLNQKPCLVPRNHYEQFLLQQNTGNFAPISAYPIVDNRVSRPMLAANVISQPDLNSLQYLDQNHSSRRNMDEGILNNMPHHSAFFGYQDPVSGEMQPVISICPYSSGPSSLNYVGVSDHQMFGDVSVSQQITPISSFDSSGLVVSSTPGR